In Entelurus aequoreus isolate RoL-2023_Sb linkage group LG02, RoL_Eaeq_v1.1, whole genome shotgun sequence, one genomic interval encodes:
- the cebpa gene encoding CCAAT/enhancer-binding protein alpha yields MELSNLYEVAAPRLPASHHASSSSSSSSAAAADPGGDIGDTEASMDLSAYIDTSALNDEFLADLFQNTSRHDRLRHANCDVVYEHAPPPPPHLYGAELKPEPYYERARPAAIKQEPRDEDAPPPPPAYLHHYPPPPPPHLQYQVAHCAQTAVHLQHPGQPTPPPTPAPSPHHYPPTQHHQRGGGKSKKHVDKNSPEYRLRRERNNVAVRKSRDKAKLRNMETQQKVLELSSDNERLRRRVEHLSRELDALRGIFRQHPSDGSR; encoded by the coding sequence ATGGAGCTGTCCAACCTGTACGAGGTGGCGGCCCCGCGGCTCCCGGCGAGCCAtcacgcctcctcctcctcctcctcctcctcggcggcggcggcggaccCGGGCGGGGACATCGGGGACACGGAGGCGTCCATGGACCTGAGCGCCTACATCGACACGTCCGCCCTGAACGACGAGTTCCTGGCCGACTTGTTCCAGAACACTTCCCGCCACGACAGGCTCCGGCACGCCAACTGCGACGTCGTCTACGAGCacgcgccgccgccgccgccgcactTGTACGGCGCGGAGCTCAAACCGGAGCCCTACTACGAGCGCGCCCGCCCCGCGGCCATCAAGCAGGAGCCCCGCGACGAGGacgcgccgccgccgccgccggccTACCTGCACCActacccgccgccgccgccgccgcaccTGCAGTACCAGGTGGCGCACTGCGCGCAGACCGCCGTGCACCTCCAGCACCCGGGCCAGCCCACCCCGCCGCCCACGCCGGCGCCCAGTCCGCACCACTACCCCCCCACGCAGCACCACCAGCGTGGGGGCGGGAAGTCCAAGAAACACGTGGACAAGAACAGCCCGGAGTACCGGCTGCGGCGGGAGCGCAACAACGTGGCCGTGCGCAAGAGCCGCGACAAGGCCAAGCTGCGCAACATGGAGACGCAGCAGAAGGTTCTGGAACTGAGCAGCGACAACGAGCGGCTGCGGCGCCGCGTGGAGCACCTGAGCCGCGAACTGGACGCCCTGCGGGGCATTTTCAGGCAGCACCCCTCGGACGGGAGCCGCTGA